TGAGTCCTAACTTCACGAAAAGGCCCGCGAGTTCCAAGAGGCGATGCAAGCGGGGCTGTGGCGAGTCCATCTGTTATTTCCCGATGGCCATGCCCGTGGGGTCAATCTCGCGCAGGAGGCGACGCTCTTCGGGCGTTGGTGGTGTCGTGGTGATCAGGTCATCGGCCACCAGCACCTCGAAGCCGGAGTTCGCCTGCACGTCCTCCACCGTGACGCCGGGGTGCAAAGCCAGCAGTTTCAGGCGCTTGGTTGCCTCATCGAATCCGTACACGCCCAGTTGGGTGATGACGCGATACGGCCCGGTCCCCCCGGCCAGCCCGGCTGCCTCCCGCGCCCCAGGCCCACTCAAGTAGCCAGGTGTGGTGATGAAATCCACCTTCTTTACAAAGCGGCGCCGGTCCTGGCGCATGAGAATGATGGTCTTCCAGCAGAAGGAGCCGATGTCGTTGGCCCCGCCACTACCGGGCAGGCGCGCCGTTGGGTGGTCGTGGTCGCCAATGACGGTGGTGTTGATGTTGCCGTACTGGTCAATCATCGCCGCGCCCAAAAAGCCGTAGTCCACGTAG
The genomic region above belongs to Chloroflexota bacterium and contains:
- a CDS encoding 3-oxoacid CoA-transferase, translating into MAEEATYTPTELLACVASKLLEDGKSVFVGTGLPMIAAMLAQRTHAPNLLIIFEAGGIGPIVPVLPISVGDSRTFYRAVGASSMHDVMSACQNGYVDYGFLGAAMIDQYGNINTTVIGDHDHPTARLPGSGGANDIGSFCWKTIILMRQDRRRFVKKVDFITTPGYLSGPGAREAAGLAGGTGPYRVITQLGVYGFDEATKRLKLLALHPGVTVEDVQANSGFEVLVADDLITTTPPTPEERRLLREIDPTGMAIGK